The sequence ATTACCAAACGGCCCTGGCCGCCAATAATGCCCTAGATTTTGACGACCTGATTCTGCTGCCCGTGCAGCTCTTTCGGCAAAACGAACAGGTACTCAGCTATTGGCACCAGCGGTTTCGCCATATTTTGGTCGACGAATACCAAGATACCAACCGCACCCAGTATGACCTGATTAGCCTGCTAACCACCAACGGTGCTAGCTCCGAGCAGTTCGACGACTGGCACCATCGTTCGATCTTCGTGGTGGGAGATGCGGATCAGTCTATCTACTCCTTCCGGGCTGCTGATTTCACCATTTTGATGGACTTCCAAGGCGACTTTGGCGATGGGTTGCCCGATGACGACACCCGCAGCATGGTGAAGCTGGAGGAAAACTACCGCTCCACCGAAAATATTCTGCAAATCGCCAACCACCTGATTGAGAACAATACCGAACGGATTGACAAAATCCTGCGCCCCACCCGAGGCACGGGAGAAATGGTATTTTGCAACCGGGTGGGCGATGAGGTCGAAGAAGCTCAGTTTGTGACGCGGCAGATTCGTCAGCTTGAAGAACTGCACCCAGAGCTAAGCTGGGGCGACTTTGCCATCCTCTACCGCACCAATGCCCAATCCCGGGCCTTCGAAGAATCTCTAGTCTCCCAAGAAATTCCCTACACTATCGTCGGCGGTCTACGATTCTACGATCGCCGCGAAATTAAGGATGTGTTGGCCTATTTGAGGGCGATCGCCAACCCAGCCGATACCGTCAGCCTGAAGCGCATCATCAACACACCGCGCCGGGGCATTGGCAAAGCCACCATCGATCGCCTAGAAAGCGCCGCCACCCAGCTAGGCGTTCCCCTCTGGGAAATTTTGCAGGACGAAACCTCGGTGAAGCCCTTAGCGGGGCGATCGGCCAAGGCCGTGATGGGATTTGCCTCCATGCTCAAAACCTGGCAGTCCCGTGTTGATGACCACTCAGCATCGGAAATTGTGCAGGGGGTCTTAGAAGATTCGCGCTATCTAGACGAATGGCAAGACAAGGGCACCGATGAAGCCCAAGAGCGCATCGCTAACGTGCAGGAGCTGTACAACGATGTCCTGCAGTTTGAGGACGACAACGAAGAGTCGAACCTGATGATGTTCTTGGGCAACGCTTCCCTGGCGTCTGACTTAGACAATGGCGACGAAAGCAGCGATCGCGTTTCGTTGATGACGCTGCATTCCTCCAAGGGGCTAGAGTTTCCTGTCGTCTTCCTAGTTGGCCTAGAACAGGGACTGTTTCCCAACTACCGCTCCCTGGATGATCCAGCCTCCTTGGAAGAAGAGCGCCGCCTTTGCTATGTGGGCATCACCCGCGCCAAGGAACGCCTATTTCTTTCCCATGCCTCCGAGCGACGGCTCTACGGCAGCCGTGAATCCGCCAGTCCATCTCTATTCCTCGCAGAACTGCCCCGCGATTTGCTGTTGACCAGCTCCGATCGCGCCCTGCCAGAAAAGTGGACAAAACCGATCAACCAACGTACTACCCGTGAACGTAAGGCCTCCGATCCCCTGGGCAGCCACGAAGACGATTGGACGGTAGGCGATCGCGTGGTTCACAAAGCCTTTGGGGTCGGTCAGGTGACCCATATTTTTGGGGCAGGCAACAAGATCTGTCTAGCGATCAAATTTCCTAGCATCGGCCAAAAAATTGTCGATCCCAAAATCGCGCCGCTGCAGCGGGTCACAGAGTCTTAACATTTCCTACCCATCGGGATTGCTGGTGTACCGGTCGGTGGGCGATCGCCTAGGGACGGCGCACGTTGGCCCTCATCCCCCAACCCCTTCTCCCAAAAAGGTAGAAGGGGAGCCGGATTCAAAGTCCCTCGCCCGACCTGGGAGAGGGATTTAGGGTGAGGGTGCACGAAAAGTAGGATGCTCCCGTTTTCCATCGCCTAGGGACGGGTCAACAGGGCCACGCTATAGACCGCGATGCCCTCTTCCCGGCCTGTGGGGCCCAGCTTCTCATTGGTGGTTGCTTTCACCCCCACCTGATCGGGGTTGAGCTGGAGGGCCATGGCTAGGCGATCGCGCATGGCCTTAATGTGGGGCTTGAGTTTGGGCCGCTCCGCTACAATCACCGAATCCAGGTTACCAATCTGCCAGCCCTGGGCTTGGATCAGGTGGTGTACCTGCTTCAACAGTTCAATGCTGTCTGCGCCTGCCCATTGGGGATCGGTGGGCGGAAAATAATGGCCAATATCACCTAGGCTCAGCGCTCCCAACATGGCATCCATAATCGCGTGGGTGAGCACATCCGCATCGCTGTGCCCCAGCAACCCTAGGGAATGCTCCAGCGTCACACCGCCCAAGATCAGGGGGCGATCGGGCACCAGTCGATGTATGTCGTAGCCATTGCCAATGCGAATATCCATAGGTTCCTCCCCTCGTCCCTCAGCTTGTCTTTCACCGATCGCCTTCTATCAATTGCCTTCTAGCACCAGACCTAATCGCGATCGCCCGCTTCCCCGGGTCGCTCCTGGGATCGCTGCCATGCTTCGAACAAGTCAGGACGGCGATCGCGGGTTCGTTGAAGCTGCTGCTGCCGTCGCCACTGAGCGATCGCCCCGTGATTGCCCGATCGCAGCACCTCCGGCACCGTCCAGCCCCGAAAATCCGCCGGGCGGGTGTATTGGGGATAGTCCAGCAGCCCATCCTCAAAGCTTTCATATTTCAGAGAATCGGTTTTACCCACCGTGCCCGGCATCAGGCGAATCACGCCGTTAAGGAGGGCTAGGGCCGGAATCTCGCCACAGGTGAGCACAAAATCTCCCAAGGACACCTCACGGGTCACTAAATTCAGCACCCGTTCATCGACCCCTTCATAATGTCCACAAATGCAGACCAACTGGTCATAATCACTCGCCAGGGCTTGGAACAGCGGCTGGGTCATGGGCTGCCCCTGGGGTGTCATCAACAGCACCTCCCGCCGAGGCAGATCGGGCAAGGACTCTACCGC comes from Candidatus Obscuribacterales bacterium and encodes:
- the pcrA gene encoding DNA helicase PcrA; this encodes MTQSLDFLSHLNPSQRRAVEHFCGPMLVVAGAGSGKTRALTYRIANLVLTHRVDPENILAVTFTNKAAREMKERIERLFAEQEAQHRHQKPFEALSPAQQIQLRSQVYRTVTKNLWIGTFHALCSRILRFDIEKYQDPQGRTWTRSFSIFDESDAQSLVKEIVTKQLNLDDKKFDPRSVRYAISNAKNQGWSPQDIEAEQPNYRGRVIADVYSHYQTALAANNALDFDDLILLPVQLFRQNEQVLSYWHQRFRHILVDEYQDTNRTQYDLISLLTTNGASSEQFDDWHHRSIFVVGDADQSIYSFRAADFTILMDFQGDFGDGLPDDDTRSMVKLEENYRSTENILQIANHLIENNTERIDKILRPTRGTGEMVFCNRVGDEVEEAQFVTRQIRQLEELHPELSWGDFAILYRTNAQSRAFEESLVSQEIPYTIVGGLRFYDRREIKDVLAYLRAIANPADTVSLKRIINTPRRGIGKATIDRLESAATQLGVPLWEILQDETSVKPLAGRSAKAVMGFASMLKTWQSRVDDHSASEIVQGVLEDSRYLDEWQDKGTDEAQERIANVQELYNDVLQFEDDNEESNLMMFLGNASLASDLDNGDESSDRVSLMTLHSSKGLEFPVVFLVGLEQGLFPNYRSLDDPASLEEERRLCYVGITRAKERLFLSHASERRLYGSRESASPSLFLAELPRDLLLTSSDRALPEKWTKPINQRTTRERKASDPLGSHEDDWTVGDRVVHKAFGVGQVTHIFGAGNKICLAIKFPSIGQKIVDPKIAPLQRVTES
- the ispF gene encoding 2-C-methyl-D-erythritol 2,4-cyclodiphosphate synthase: MDIRIGNGYDIHRLVPDRPLILGGVTLEHSLGLLGHSDADVLTHAIMDAMLGALSLGDIGHYFPPTDPQWAGADSIELLKQVHHLIQAQGWQIGNLDSVIVAERPKLKPHIKAMRDRLAMALQLNPDQVGVKATTNEKLGPTGREEGIAVYSVALLTRP
- the trmD gene encoding tRNA (guanosine(37)-N1)-methyltransferase TrmD — encoded protein: MLPVRFDIITLFPDFFVSPLQSGLLGKAIANQIAAVHLTNPRDFTTDKHHRVDDEPYGGGVGMLMKPEPIFAAVESLPDLPRREVLLMTPQGQPMTQPLFQALASDYDQLVCICGHYEGVDERVLNLVTREVSLGDFVLTCGEIPALALLNGVIRLMPGTVGKTDSLKYESFEDGLLDYPQYTRPADFRGWTVPEVLRSGNHGAIAQWRRQQQLQRTRDRRPDLFEAWQRSQERPGEAGDRD